The following proteins come from a genomic window of Ilumatobacter coccineus YM16-304:
- the ligD gene encoding non-homologous end-joining DNA ligase, whose translation MAAKDEFGEPIELDTGTRVVRITNPHKPMFPSVGPAKEERTKIDLARYYLAVGEPIMRTLRDRPVLLERYPNGVRGTSFFQKRIPASAPDWLATTTVETINGTPSRALVIPDLAHVLWAANQGVLGLHVWPFRASTPDDADEMRIDLDPSPGVTFDMTREAAAHTRDLLAELGMLGFPKTTGSKGIHIYVRVEPGWDSFAVRGAVVALARILAERHPDLITDKWWKEERGERVFVDFNQNAPHKNMFGAWGVRPRVGAQVSTPFRWDELDSIDPEQCTIDTVPDRLAEQGDPWELMDEAPCSIVPLVERFADDLADGVPDAPWPPVYPKMPNEAPRVQPSRARKPDDEH comes from the coding sequence TTCGGCGAACCGATCGAGCTCGACACTGGCACCCGTGTCGTGCGCATCACCAACCCGCACAAACCGATGTTTCCGTCGGTCGGACCCGCAAAAGAGGAGCGGACGAAGATCGACCTGGCCCGCTATTACCTGGCCGTCGGCGAGCCCATCATGCGCACACTGCGCGACCGACCGGTCCTGCTCGAGCGCTACCCCAACGGCGTGCGCGGCACGTCGTTCTTCCAGAAGCGAATTCCCGCGTCGGCACCCGACTGGCTCGCGACCACGACGGTCGAGACCATCAACGGCACCCCGTCGCGTGCGTTGGTGATCCCCGACCTCGCACACGTGCTGTGGGCCGCGAACCAGGGCGTGCTCGGGCTCCACGTGTGGCCGTTCCGTGCGTCGACGCCCGACGACGCCGACGAGATGCGCATCGACCTCGACCCCTCCCCCGGGGTCACGTTCGACATGACACGCGAGGCTGCCGCGCACACACGCGATCTGCTGGCCGAACTCGGCATGCTCGGCTTTCCCAAGACCACCGGGTCGAAGGGCATCCACATCTACGTTCGCGTCGAGCCGGGATGGGATTCGTTCGCGGTGCGCGGCGCGGTGGTGGCGCTCGCTCGCATCCTCGCCGAGCGACACCCCGACCTCATCACCGACAAGTGGTGGAAGGAAGAGCGCGGCGAGCGGGTGTTCGTCGACTTCAACCAGAATGCGCCGCACAAGAACATGTTCGGGGCCTGGGGCGTGCGCCCACGTGTCGGCGCGCAGGTGTCGACACCGTTCCGCTGGGACGAACTCGACTCGATCGACCCGGAGCAGTGCACGATCGACACCGTTCCCGACCGACTCGCCGAGCAGGGCGATCCGTGGGAGTTGATGGACGAGGCTCCCTGTTCGATCGTTCCACTGGTGGAGCGGTTCGCCGACGATCTCGCCGACGGTGTGCCCGATGCGCCGTGGCCGCCGGTGTATCCGAAGATGCCCAACGAAGCACCTCGTGTCCAACCCAGTCGAGCCCGCAAGCCCGACGACGAGCACTGA
- a CDS encoding nitroreductase family protein, with protein sequence MTDAFGTMEDGDSRYEWFAHLVRQRRTSMFVDPDREVDPAMVQELCGLATWAPNHKKTWPWRFAYFTGDGRARLGETMVADMIEADFGDEVKREKTRTKYLRTPGILVVGCEPHENDTLHHENRDAVAAGIQNLLLGATALGLASFWSTPALLQPPRVLDLCGFGADDRVIGVIYLGWEDRPCPPPERPPLPITLVTH encoded by the coding sequence ATGACCGATGCGTTCGGAACGATGGAAGACGGCGACTCGCGATACGAGTGGTTCGCTCACCTGGTCCGACAGCGACGAACGTCGATGTTCGTCGACCCCGACCGTGAGGTCGATCCGGCGATGGTCCAGGAGTTGTGCGGGCTCGCCACGTGGGCCCCCAACCACAAGAAGACCTGGCCGTGGCGCTTCGCCTACTTCACCGGAGACGGCCGAGCACGCCTCGGCGAGACGATGGTCGCCGACATGATCGAGGCTGACTTCGGTGACGAGGTCAAGCGGGAGAAGACCCGCACGAAGTACCTGCGCACGCCGGGCATTCTCGTCGTCGGTTGCGAGCCCCACGAGAACGACACACTCCATCACGAGAACCGCGACGCCGTCGCCGCCGGCATCCAGAACCTGCTGCTGGGTGCCACGGCGCTCGGCCTCGCGAGCTTCTGGTCGACACCGGCGCTGCTCCAGCCGCCACGAGTCCTCGATCTCTGCGGGTTCGGCGCCGACGACCGTGTCATCGGCGTCATCTACCTGGGCTGGGAAGACCGGCCGTGCCCGCCACCCGAGCGGCCGCCACTCCCCATCACCCTCGTCACCCACTGA
- a CDS encoding glycine cleavage system protein R has protein sequence MATVVLSVLGDDRPGLVDAVAQVVADHGGSWDRSHMSRLAGKFAGIVVVTIADDDAQALIDGLGPIRADGLLEVTASIATDPDADSDPTPGAVEPIELQLVGADRPGIVREIASVLAANDVSIIELVTATTSAPMAGEPLFEASLSLNVPPSLDLDRLRAALEDLANELMVDIDLDTAR, from the coding sequence ATGGCAACCGTGGTGCTCTCCGTTCTCGGCGATGATCGACCCGGGCTCGTCGATGCCGTCGCCCAGGTGGTCGCCGATCACGGCGGGAGCTGGGATCGCAGCCACATGTCGCGTCTCGCCGGAAAGTTCGCCGGCATCGTGGTCGTCACGATCGCCGACGACGACGCGCAGGCACTGATCGACGGCCTCGGCCCGATCCGGGCCGATGGGCTCCTCGAGGTCACGGCGTCGATCGCCACCGACCCCGATGCCGACTCCGACCCCACCCCAGGGGCCGTCGAGCCGATCGAGCTGCAACTCGTCGGCGCCGACCGTCCGGGCATCGTCCGTGAGATCGCCTCGGTGCTGGCGGCGAACGACGTGAGCATCATCGAACTCGTCACGGCCACCACGAGCGCACCGATGGCAGGTGAGCCGCTGTTCGAAGCATCGCTCTCGCTCAACGTGCCGCCCTCACTCGACCTCGATCGACTCCGCGCAGCGCTCGAAGACCTCGCCAACGAGTTGATGGTCGACATCGACCTCGACACGGCTCGCTAG
- the thrH gene encoding bifunctional phosphoserine phosphatase/homoserine phosphotransferase ThrH, with protein MPANADATQTIVTLDLEGVLIPEVWVAVAERTGIDGLLRTTRDEPDYDVLMRYRLDLLAEHGLTMSLIEEVISGLAPLDGAKDFLDELRSHTQVIILSDTFEQFARPFMRQLGWPTVFCHRLLVDDDRIVDYRLRQHDQKRKSVQAFHQLNYRVFAAGDSYNDTTMLAEADTGFLFRSPDNVIAEFPQFRAMTEFSDLLDAFLAEL; from the coding sequence GTGCCAGCGAACGCCGACGCCACTCAGACCATCGTCACGCTCGACCTCGAAGGGGTGTTGATTCCCGAAGTGTGGGTCGCCGTGGCCGAACGAACCGGCATCGACGGTCTGCTGCGCACGACGCGCGACGAGCCCGACTACGACGTGTTGATGCGGTACCGCCTCGATCTTCTCGCCGAACACGGCCTGACGATGTCGCTGATCGAAGAGGTCATCTCCGGGCTCGCTCCCCTCGACGGCGCCAAGGACTTCCTCGACGAACTCCGATCGCACACACAGGTGATCATCCTGTCCGACACGTTCGAGCAGTTCGCCAGGCCGTTCATGCGGCAACTCGGCTGGCCGACCGTGTTCTGCCATCGCCTCCTCGTCGACGACGATCGCATCGTCGACTACCGCCTTCGCCAGCACGACCAGAAGCGCAAGTCGGTGCAGGCCTTCCATCAGCTCAACTACCGGGTGTTCGCGGCCGGCGATTCGTACAACGACACGACGATGTTGGCCGAAGCCGACACCGGGTTCCTGTTCCGCTCGCCCGACAACGTCATCGCCGAGTTCCCACAGTTCCGGGCGATGACCGAGTTCAGCGACCTCCTCGACGCATTCCTCGCCGAACTCTGA
- a CDS encoding phosphatase PAP2 family protein produces MIAQMAWPTWQQAWVTTVLCIVVYLVLRRVRPSKAIEIALPAVREFGILTALYGLWRTARKLPLAQTDGAIERARTIVDVQEAMWLPSELTVNRWAVDNDWLGWLSSAYYVVVHVPSIFAFLIWMFWRHRDHYDRWRNALALVTAGCLVIRFWRVAPPRYLPDLGFIDVTVIHDMDVYGPVGTGVSGQFVAMPSIHVAWAGVVGLGIVAASTSRWKWLFAAHLPLTIFVVSATGHHWWLDGIVALLLLGVGLAIDEGIRRLIRARRLPSHDEPDTTDTDDHPTPDQQPGYIAPGAT; encoded by the coding sequence GTGATCGCCCAGATGGCCTGGCCCACCTGGCAGCAGGCGTGGGTCACCACGGTGCTGTGCATTGTCGTCTACCTGGTGCTTCGTCGGGTGCGTCCGTCGAAGGCGATCGAGATCGCGCTGCCCGCCGTGCGAGAGTTCGGCATCCTCACGGCGCTCTACGGTCTGTGGCGGACGGCTCGCAAACTCCCGCTCGCGCAGACCGACGGGGCGATCGAGCGTGCCCGCACGATCGTCGACGTGCAGGAGGCGATGTGGCTGCCGTCGGAGCTCACGGTCAATCGGTGGGCGGTCGACAACGACTGGCTCGGGTGGCTTTCGTCGGCGTACTACGTCGTCGTGCACGTGCCGAGCATCTTCGCGTTCCTCATCTGGATGTTCTGGCGGCATCGCGATCACTACGACCGTTGGCGCAACGCGTTGGCGCTGGTGACCGCCGGGTGTCTGGTGATCCGGTTCTGGCGGGTCGCTCCGCCCCGGTACCTGCCCGACCTCGGGTTCATCGACGTCACCGTCATCCACGACATGGACGTCTACGGGCCGGTCGGCACCGGGGTGTCGGGCCAGTTCGTCGCGATGCCGTCGATCCACGTCGCCTGGGCCGGCGTGGTGGGGCTCGGCATCGTCGCCGCCTCGACCTCGCGGTGGAAGTGGTTGTTCGCCGCGCACCTGCCGCTCACGATCTTCGTCGTGTCGGCCACCGGCCACCACTGGTGGCTCGACGGCATCGTCGCCCTGCTCCTGCTCGGAGTCGGCCTCGCGATCGACGAAGGAATCCGCCGCCTGATCCGAGCGCGTCGCCTGCCGTCGCACGACGAGCCGGACACCACGGACACCGACGACCACCCCACCCCCGACCAACAACCTGGTTACATCGCTCCGGGAGCAACGTAA
- a CDS encoding acyl-CoA mutase large subunit family protein: MADLPQTDSGIPIKKLYDHDDLAGWDPTEKLGAPGEEPYTRGVYSSMYTGRLWTMRQYSGFGNAEATNERFKFLLDAGQTGLSCAFDLPTQMGYDSDHGRAEGEVGKVGVAIDSMEDMRLLLADLPLDKVSTSMTINSTAAILLLMYELVAEENGVSSDQISGTIQNDLLKEYIARGTYIFPPRPSMRIITDIFGYCAEHVPSWNTISISGYHIREAGSTAVQEIAFTLANAIAYVQAAVDAGLDVDDFAPRLSFFWNGHNNFFEEIAKFRASRRMWHTIMTERFDAQNPKSKMLRFHTQTGGSTLTAQQPKNNIMRVTLQALAAVMGGTQSLHTNGFDEALSLPTEDAARMALRTQQVIGYESGVVDTPDPMAGSYLVESLTDEVERLAWEYIETIDEKGGAVAAIEAGYQMDEIMDSAYAYTKSVDDVDRVIVGVNKFTTDDDPEPDVFPIDPTLEPGQVERLKRYKANRDTAGVESALAKVKASAEGTDNLLYSIKDALRADCTLGEISDSLRSVFGQYTP, from the coding sequence ATGGCCGACCTCCCGCAGACCGACTCCGGTATCCCCATCAAGAAGCTGTACGACCACGACGATCTCGCCGGTTGGGATCCGACCGAGAAGCTCGGTGCACCGGGTGAGGAGCCCTACACGCGAGGCGTCTACTCGTCGATGTACACGGGGCGCCTCTGGACGATGCGTCAGTACTCGGGGTTCGGCAACGCCGAAGCCACCAACGAGCGCTTCAAGTTCCTCCTCGACGCCGGCCAGACCGGTCTGAGCTGCGCGTTCGACCTCCCGACGCAGATGGGCTACGACTCCGACCACGGCCGAGCCGAGGGAGAGGTCGGCAAGGTCGGCGTGGCCATCGACTCGATGGAGGACATGCGTCTCCTCCTCGCCGATCTGCCGCTCGACAAGGTGTCGACGTCGATGACGATCAACTCGACGGCGGCGATCCTGCTGCTGATGTACGAGCTCGTCGCCGAGGAGAACGGCGTGTCGAGCGATCAGATCAGCGGCACGATCCAGAACGACCTGCTCAAGGAGTACATCGCTCGCGGCACCTACATCTTCCCGCCGCGGCCGTCGATGCGCATCATCACCGACATCTTCGGATACTGCGCCGAGCACGTCCCGTCGTGGAACACGATCTCGATCTCGGGCTACCACATCCGTGAGGCCGGCTCCACGGCCGTGCAGGAGATCGCCTTCACGCTCGCCAACGCCATCGCCTACGTGCAGGCCGCGGTCGACGCCGGACTCGACGTCGACGACTTCGCCCCGCGCCTCAGTTTCTTCTGGAACGGCCACAACAACTTCTTCGAGGAGATCGCGAAGTTCCGTGCGAGCCGCCGCATGTGGCACACGATCATGACCGAGCGCTTCGACGCTCAGAACCCGAAGTCGAAGATGCTGCGCTTCCACACGCAGACCGGTGGGTCGACACTCACGGCGCAGCAGCCGAAGAACAACATCATGCGCGTCACGCTCCAGGCGTTGGCTGCGGTCATGGGTGGCACGCAGTCGCTGCACACCAACGGCTTCGACGAAGCGCTGAGCCTGCCCACCGAAGACGCAGCTCGCATGGCCCTGCGCACGCAGCAGGTCATCGGCTACGAGTCGGGCGTCGTCGACACCCCCGACCCGATGGCCGGCTCCTACCTCGTCGAGTCGCTCACCGACGAAGTCGAGCGGCTCGCCTGGGAGTACATCGAGACCATCGACGAGAAGGGTGGCGCGGTCGCGGCGATCGAGGCCGGCTACCAGATGGACGAGATCATGGACTCGGCCTACGCCTACACGAAGTCGGTCGACGACGTCGACCGGGTGATCGTGGGCGTCAACAAGTTCACGACCGACGACGACCCCGAGCCCGACGTGTTCCCGATCGACCCGACGCTGGAGCCCGGACAGGTCGAACGCCTCAAGCGCTACAAGGCGAACCGTGACACCGCGGGCGTCGAGTCGGCGTTGGCGAAGGTCAAGGCCTCCGCTGAAGGCACCGACAACCTGCTCTACAGCATCAAAGACGCGCTGCGTGCCGACTGCACGCTCGGCGAGATCAGCGACTCGCTGCGGAGCGTCTTCGGCCAGTACACCCCGTGA
- a CDS encoding RidA family protein → MSSVNRQINPSSIAAPAANYAHAVLTVAPERWLHTSGVVPTAPDGTTPDEVGEQAVVVWRNIAAMLVDAEMGADDIVSVTTYVVAGEPLAPVMAARDAFLGEHRAASTLVTVPELAQPQWRMEVAIVAAR, encoded by the coding sequence ATGTCGAGCGTGAACCGTCAGATCAATCCCTCGTCGATCGCCGCCCCGGCGGCGAACTACGCACACGCCGTGCTCACCGTGGCACCCGAACGCTGGCTGCACACGTCGGGGGTGGTGCCGACCGCACCCGACGGGACGACACCGGACGAGGTGGGGGAGCAGGCGGTGGTGGTGTGGCGGAACATCGCCGCCATGCTCGTCGATGCCGAGATGGGAGCCGACGACATCGTGTCGGTCACGACCTACGTCGTCGCCGGCGAGCCGTTGGCCCCCGTGATGGCCGCGCGTGACGCGTTCCTCGGAGAGCATCGCGCCGCATCGACGCTCGTGACCGTGCCCGAGCTGGCGCAGCCCCAGTGGCGGATGGAAGTGGCGATCGTCGCCGCCCGCTGA
- a CDS encoding EamA family transporter, whose amino-acid sequence MQAAPTPQGPISRWLSTAQPEALFVLSAVAQYVGAALAVVLFDEVEPQTVAWFRIIGAAAALLLVSRGWWRGWTRRQLVGVAVFGLATSLMNIFFYLAINRIDLGKGVTIEFIGPIAVAAATTRSGRNALALAFAIAGVAVLGGVELADNAVGLVYILIASALWAAYIVVGSRVAQVDRGVAGLGLGLAIGSILTAPIGAPWSGPVWVAPSLLAMCLLVGVFSNAIGYGIDQFTMRRIPIRRFSLLLALLPVTASLIGWIALDQRPTTIDLLGIALVLVGVTVQERDQIERVEATVRTDPA is encoded by the coding sequence GTGCAGGCCGCTCCGACACCTCAGGGTCCGATCAGTCGCTGGCTGAGCACGGCGCAACCCGAAGCGTTGTTCGTCCTGTCGGCCGTGGCGCAGTACGTCGGTGCTGCGCTGGCCGTGGTGTTGTTCGACGAAGTCGAACCGCAGACGGTCGCCTGGTTCCGCATCATCGGCGCGGCCGCCGCCCTGCTCCTGGTGTCACGCGGCTGGTGGCGAGGCTGGACCCGGCGCCAACTCGTCGGCGTGGCGGTGTTCGGTCTCGCGACGTCGTTGATGAACATCTTCTTCTACCTGGCGATCAACCGCATCGACCTCGGCAAGGGCGTCACCATCGAGTTCATCGGCCCGATCGCTGTGGCCGCGGCAACGACGAGATCCGGTCGCAATGCGTTGGCGTTGGCGTTCGCGATCGCCGGTGTCGCCGTGCTCGGCGGGGTCGAACTCGCCGACAACGCCGTCGGGCTCGTCTACATCCTCATCGCATCGGCGCTCTGGGCGGCGTACATCGTCGTCGGGTCGCGCGTGGCCCAGGTCGACCGCGGTGTGGCCGGGCTCGGTCTCGGGCTGGCGATCGGATCGATCCTCACCGCGCCGATCGGTGCGCCGTGGAGCGGACCGGTCTGGGTGGCGCCATCGCTGCTGGCGATGTGTCTGCTCGTCGGCGTGTTCTCCAACGCGATCGGGTACGGCATCGACCAGTTCACGATGCGCCGCATCCCGATTCGACGCTTCTCCCTGCTCCTCGCGCTGCTCCCGGTCACCGCGTCACTCATCGGCTGGATCGCGCTCGATCAGCGGCCGACCACCATCGACCTGCTCGGTATCGCCCTGGTCCTGGTCGGCGTGACGGTGCAAGAGCGCGACCAGATCGAACGCGTCGAAGCCACCGTCCGCACCGATCCCGCCTGA
- a CDS encoding class II aldolase/adducin family protein — protein sequence MANTYDETMAELEKQATAVEQDFEAERLKRKQRLAAGLRTMGRLHLAEGVAGHVTVRDPEFPDRFWVNPFGHNFKLMKVSDLICVDHAGDVVVGDRPVNAAAFAIHSRLHAARPDVMAAAHSHSMYGRTFSTLGKPLKMISQDATMFYNDVALCNDGSGAVVLDTAVGDLMAKALGDKKALIHQNHGLITTGGSVDAAVWWFIALERLCQSQLLAESAGDPIEIPEAYCEDGYKAQGHDLAGWFQFQPFWDELVAREPEFLD from the coding sequence ATGGCGAACACCTACGACGAAACGATGGCCGAACTCGAGAAGCAGGCGACTGCGGTCGAGCAGGACTTCGAAGCCGAGCGTCTCAAGCGCAAACAGCGCCTCGCCGCCGGACTCCGAACCATGGGTCGACTCCATCTCGCGGAGGGCGTCGCCGGACACGTGACCGTCCGCGACCCCGAGTTCCCCGACCGCTTCTGGGTCAACCCGTTCGGCCACAACTTCAAGTTGATGAAGGTCAGCGACCTGATCTGCGTCGACCATGCCGGTGACGTCGTCGTCGGTGACCGGCCGGTCAACGCCGCGGCGTTCGCGATCCACAGCCGCCTCCACGCCGCGCGCCCCGACGTGATGGCGGCGGCCCACTCACACTCGATGTACGGCCGCACGTTCTCCACCCTCGGCAAGCCGCTGAAGATGATCAGTCAGGACGCCACGATGTTCTACAACGACGTGGCGCTGTGCAACGACGGATCGGGTGCCGTGGTGCTCGACACCGCGGTCGGCGATCTCATGGCCAAGGCGCTCGGCGACAAGAAGGCGCTCATCCACCAGAACCACGGGCTCATCACCACGGGCGGCTCGGTCGACGCCGCCGTGTGGTGGTTCATCGCACTCGAGCGCCTGTGCCAGAGCCAGCTCCTCGCCGAGTCGGCCGGTGACCCGATCGAGATTCCCGAGGCGTACTGCGAAGACGGGTACAAAGCGCAGGGCCACGACCTCGCCGGCTGGTTCCAGTTCCAACCGTTCTGGGACGAACTCGTCGCTCGCGAGCCCGAGTTCCTCGACTGA
- a CDS encoding TauD/TfdA dioxygenase family protein: protein MGMDVEASGQSCGATVTGVDLTAPLDPATVAEIRAAWLEHHVLAFPDQAMSDDDLERFTQSFGGFGDDPFIAPIDGREHIIAVARSATETAPLFAENWHTDWSFQATPPSGTCLLGITIPPTGGDTLYADQHAALDAMPADLRARLEGRLAVHSARGGYAPSGTYGDDDQKTDRSMAIRPSDTAMATQTHSIIREHPETGRLGIFGCIGYIIGVEGMSDDEGRELLFDLYHWQTREEFQYRHVWSENMLVMWDNRSVLHRATGGYDGHDRLLHRTTIAG from the coding sequence ATGGGAATGGATGTCGAAGCGTCGGGGCAGTCGTGTGGGGCAACCGTCACCGGGGTCGACCTCACGGCGCCGCTCGATCCGGCCACCGTTGCCGAGATCAGGGCAGCGTGGCTCGAGCACCATGTGCTCGCCTTCCCCGACCAGGCGATGAGTGACGACGACCTCGAACGCTTCACCCAGTCGTTCGGTGGGTTCGGCGACGACCCGTTCATCGCCCCGATCGACGGCCGGGAGCACATCATCGCGGTCGCACGCAGCGCCACCGAGACCGCTCCGCTGTTCGCCGAGAACTGGCACACCGACTGGTCGTTCCAGGCGACGCCACCATCGGGAACCTGCCTGCTCGGCATCACCATCCCGCCCACCGGGGGTGACACGCTGTACGCCGACCAGCACGCCGCACTCGACGCCATGCCCGCCGACCTGCGCGCTCGTCTCGAGGGCCGCCTGGCCGTGCACTCCGCACGCGGCGGGTACGCGCCCAGCGGTACGTACGGCGACGACGACCAGAAGACCGACCGGTCGATGGCGATCAGGCCGTCCGACACGGCGATGGCGACCCAGACGCACTCGATCATCCGTGAGCATCCCGAGACCGGGCGCCTCGGGATCTTCGGCTGCATCGGCTACATCATCGGCGTCGAGGGCATGTCAGACGACGAGGGCCGCGAGTTGTTGTTCGACCTCTACCACTGGCAGACGCGCGAAGAGTTCCAGTACCGCCACGTGTGGAGCGAGAACATGCTCGTCATGTGGGACAACCGCTCGGTGCTGCACCGAGCAACCGGCGGGTACGACGGGCACGACCGTCTGCTGCATCGCACCACCATCGCCGGCTGA
- a CDS encoding HD-GYP domain-containing protein encodes MKRKESPEDQGWQERPGLARMIRGAAFVTPIAISLATGYVVTGLLPSPPSTLWGIVRWAIVALASLTAMVAAERIARRVVPLATLFKLGLAFPDQVPSRLGLAMKIGTTSQLKKRIEEHRVSPDGELPGDAARRLLELVGLLSRHDRMTRGHSERVRGYAHMIGVEMGITGRDLDRLRWAALLHDIGKIDVPGSILNKPDRLTDDEFEIIKSHPLAGKAYVQPLARWIGESVRAVWEHHERFDGGGYPNGLSGTRIAMASRIVSVADAYDVMTSTRSYKDPMTSEAARAELSKHAGTQFDPDVVRAFLNASLGATSRLTRPSRWLSQAALLPQAIVTQVGAAIGPALAVVAVGTTAGAAGVVANATQPTETVFVDDGEITTTEVDVDERSNVRGANGVASPGGSPTGSPSPAPGATLVEPAASETDSEPPTSDDPGSPAGDTTLPDPVTTVRRGPTTTDPSSPDSTPPSTSGPVTTVGTQQTTTTSAVGTQTTTTVAGSSSTTTTSVAPAPGTTTPGITLPEITLPEITLPEITLPDIITLPEITLPDIITLPEITLPDIITLPEITLPDIVTLPEITLPDVTLPDVTLPVITLPEITLPKISLPDLGL; translated from the coding sequence CGCCGGAGGACCAGGGCTGGCAAGAGCGTCCTGGTCTTGCTCGCATGATCCGGGGTGCAGCGTTCGTCACGCCGATCGCGATCTCGTTGGCGACCGGCTACGTGGTGACGGGGCTGTTGCCGTCGCCACCGTCGACGCTGTGGGGCATCGTCCGCTGGGCGATCGTTGCGCTCGCCTCCCTCACCGCCATGGTCGCTGCCGAGCGCATCGCTCGCCGCGTCGTCCCACTGGCGACGCTGTTCAAGCTCGGTCTCGCCTTCCCCGACCAGGTCCCGTCGCGGCTCGGTCTGGCGATGAAGATCGGCACCACCAGCCAACTGAAGAAGCGCATCGAGGAGCATCGGGTCAGTCCCGATGGTGAGTTGCCAGGCGACGCGGCACGACGCCTGCTCGAACTCGTCGGCCTGTTGAGCCGTCACGACCGCATGACTCGGGGTCACTCCGAACGGGTCCGTGGCTACGCCCACATGATCGGCGTCGAGATGGGCATCACCGGCCGTGACCTCGATCGTCTGCGGTGGGCGGCGCTGCTGCACGACATCGGCAAGATCGACGTGCCCGGCTCCATCCTCAACAAGCCCGACCGTCTGACCGACGACGAGTTCGAGATCATCAAGTCGCACCCGCTCGCCGGCAAGGCGTACGTGCAACCCCTCGCACGATGGATCGGAGAATCGGTTCGGGCGGTCTGGGAACACCACGAGCGCTTCGACGGAGGTGGCTACCCGAACGGTCTCAGCGGCACGCGGATCGCGATGGCGTCACGGATCGTCTCGGTCGCCGACGCCTACGACGTCATGACGTCGACTCGCTCGTACAAGGACCCGATGACCAGCGAAGCTGCTCGGGCCGAACTGTCGAAGCATGCCGGCACCCAGTTCGACCCCGACGTGGTGCGCGCGTTCCTCAATGCGTCGCTCGGCGCTACCAGTCGCCTCACGCGTCCGTCGCGGTGGCTCTCGCAGGCAGCCCTCCTGCCTCAGGCGATCGTGACACAGGTCGGTGCTGCGATCGGGCCGGCCCTCGCCGTCGTCGCCGTCGGCACCACGGCAGGCGCCGCCGGCGTGGTGGCGAACGCAACGCAGCCGACCGAGACCGTCTTCGTCGACGACGGTGAGATCACCACCACCGAGGTCGACGTCGACGAGCGATCGAACGTTCGCGGCGCCAACGGCGTCGCGTCGCCGGGTGGCTCGCCCACCGGTTCGCCGTCGCCTGCTCCGGGTGCGACTCTGGTGGAGCCAGCGGCCTCGGAGACCGACTCCGAGCCGCCGACATCCGACGACCCCGGCAGCCCGGCGGGTGACACGACGCTTCCCGACCCGGTCACCACGGTGCGCCGCGGGCCGACCACCACCGACCCGTCGTCGCCGGACTCGACGCCACCGAGCACGAGCGGACCGGTCACCACGGTCGGTACGCAGCAGACGACGACCACGTCCGCGGTCGGTACGCAGACGACCACGACGGTGGCGGGATCGAGTTCGACGACCACCACGTCGGTCGCTCCGGCCCCAGGGACGACCACACCGGGCATCACGCTGCCCGAGATCACGCTCCCCGAGATCACGCTGCCGGAGATCACGTTGCCCGACATCATCACCTTGCCGGAGATCACGTTGCCCGACATCATCACGCTGCCGGAGATCACGTTGCCCGACATCATCACGTTGCCGGAGATCACGTTGCCCGACATCGTGACGTTGCCGGAGATCACGCTCCCAGACGTGACGCTGCCAGACGTGACCCTGCCCGTGATCACGCTGCCCGAGATCACCCTGCCGAAGATCTCCCTGCCCGACCTGGGACTCTGA